One segment of Nostoc flagelliforme CCNUN1 DNA contains the following:
- the devC gene encoding ABC transporter permease DevC — protein sequence MFSKLFRKTPLAWRQLMKEKTRLAVAVAGITFADMLMFIQLGFESALFDAAVKPHRNLQADLVLISPQFQTLFSVKSFSRERLYQTLGYEGVQSVNPVYISTGQWRNPETRLERAILVWGVDPAQSPFKSPEIKQNQHHLKQLYQVLFDQAGRPEYGAVGDIFKKTGKFDTELNSKAVFVKGLFTDGASFAADGNVITSDSTFLQLFPQRQPDRIEVGLITLKPDADSEKVRSQLVNGLPKDVRVLTPEEFAKVERTYWEAGTGIGFIFGLGTAVGFIVGIVIVYQILYSDVSDHLPEYATLKAMGYTDNYLLGVLIQEALLLAILGFLPGFILSFGLYQVTYAATMLPIFMKMERAIQVWILTVIMCSVSGAIAMRKLRSADPADVF from the coding sequence ATGTTTTCTAAACTATTTCGCAAAACGCCGCTAGCATGGCGGCAGTTAATGAAAGAAAAAACCCGTCTGGCTGTTGCAGTCGCAGGTATTACCTTTGCCGATATGCTGATGTTTATCCAGTTGGGATTTGAAAGTGCGCTTTTTGATGCTGCTGTGAAACCTCATCGTAATTTACAGGCAGATTTGGTTTTAATTAGTCCCCAATTTCAAACCTTGTTTTCTGTAAAAAGCTTTTCCAGAGAGCGACTATATCAAACATTAGGTTATGAAGGTGTTCAGTCAGTTAATCCTGTCTACATCAGTACCGGACAGTGGCGAAATCCTGAAACACGTCTTGAGCGTGCCATTTTAGTTTGGGGTGTTGATCCGGCACAATCACCATTCAAATCGCCCGAAATTAAACAAAATCAGCATCACCTTAAACAGTTGTATCAAGTTCTGTTTGACCAGGCAGGTCGTCCAGAATACGGGGCAGTTGGCGATATCTTTAAGAAAACAGGCAAATTTGACACGGAACTCAATAGTAAAGCCGTTTTTGTTAAGGGCTTGTTTACTGATGGTGCTTCCTTTGCTGCCGATGGTAATGTGATCACCAGTGACTCGACCTTTCTGCAACTATTTCCACAGCGTCAACCCGATCGCATCGAAGTTGGATTGATTACCCTTAAACCAGATGCCGATTCTGAAAAAGTGCGATCGCAACTTGTCAATGGACTACCTAAAGATGTCAGAGTCTTGACTCCAGAAGAGTTTGCCAAAGTAGAGAGAACTTACTGGGAAGCTGGTACTGGCATTGGTTTTATTTTCGGTTTGGGTACAGCAGTCGGGTTTATTGTTGGCATCGTGATTGTCTACCAAATCCTTTACTCTGATGTTTCTGACCACTTGCCAGAATATGCCACCCTCAAAGCAATGGGATACACCGATAATTATCTCTTAGGAGTTCTAATTCAAGAAGCATTGTTATTAGCAATCTTAGGTTTTCTGCCTGGATTCATCCTTTCTTTTGGATTGTATCAAGTTACATACGCGGCGACGATGCTTCCTATTTTCATGAAAATGGAACGGGCGATACAGGTTTGGATTTTGACCGTGATTATGTGTAGTGTTTCTGGAGCGATCGCAATGCGGAAGTTACGATCTGCTGACCCTGCCGATGTTTTTTAG
- a CDS encoding DevA family ABC transporter ATP-binding protein: MLQKSLAGNSDSTFSTLESVISISNLNHYFGEGALRKQVLFDINLEIKAGEIVIMTGPSGSGKTTLLTLMGGLRSAQEGSLKILGEEIRGAKKLQLTKLRRQIGYIFQAHNLMTFLTARENVRMSLELHEDFLNQDINAKALAILETVGLGDRVNYYPEKLSGGQKQRVAIARALVSHPKIVLADEPTAALDKKSGRDVVEIMQKLAKEQGCTILLVTHDNRILDIADRIIYMEDGQLKTDGADSITTSK, translated from the coding sequence ATGTTGCAAAAATCTCTAGCAGGAAATTCCGATTCAACATTTTCTACTTTAGAATCTGTGATTTCTATCAGTAATCTTAACCACTATTTTGGTGAAGGTGCGCTTCGCAAACAAGTATTATTCGACATTAATTTGGAGATTAAGGCTGGGGAAATCGTTATTATGACTGGCCCCTCTGGATCGGGGAAAACCACCCTGTTAACCTTAATGGGTGGATTGCGTTCTGCTCAAGAAGGTAGTCTCAAAATCTTAGGAGAGGAAATTCGTGGCGCTAAAAAGCTGCAATTAACTAAACTTCGCCGCCAGATTGGCTATATTTTCCAGGCTCATAACCTGATGACTTTTTTGACAGCAAGAGAAAATGTGCGGATGTCCTTAGAGTTGCATGAGGATTTTCTAAATCAGGATATCAATGCCAAAGCGCTCGCCATTTTGGAAACTGTCGGTTTAGGCGATCGTGTAAATTACTACCCAGAGAAACTATCTGGAGGGCAAAAGCAACGAGTAGCGATCGCTCGTGCTTTAGTTAGCCATCCTAAGATTGTCTTAGCAGATGAACCCACTGCTGCACTCGACAAAAAATCTGGGCGCGATGTCGTGGAAATAATGCAGAAGCTGGCCAAAGAACAAGGCTGTACGATTTTGCTAGTTACCCACGACAACCGCATCCTTGATATTGCCGATCGCATCATTTATATGGAAGATGGTCAGTTGAAGACAGATGGCGCAGATTCTATCACAACAAGCAAGTAA
- a CDS encoding GAP family protein, which produces MISFLLSLAAISVIGSINPNGFAVQIYLLSTPKPVICALAFTLGEYVGLLLSGLLIAWGMIQVIQQVLNFVGESIYGLQFLVGIVLLVVGCNAPKIFKPSIKNLQPLSLKALHIFLVGFTIVIVETPTALPHIAALKQLTDAHISIPTFILIWALYDLVFIFPLLIMVAAYLVFNDNIVSYLKKFNYRINSWISKILPFVLPEFDGKKRLKTRQSKPCNNTGLSDLMSIKFNK; this is translated from the coding sequence ATGATATCTTTTTTACTTTCTCTGGCAGCAATCTCAGTAATTGGCAGTATTAATCCTAATGGCTTTGCAGTGCAAATTTATCTACTGAGTACACCGAAGCCTGTAATTTGTGCATTAGCTTTTACCCTTGGGGAATATGTTGGGCTTTTGTTGTCAGGGCTGTTAATCGCTTGGGGTATGATACAAGTAATCCAACAAGTTTTAAATTTTGTTGGTGAAAGCATTTATGGATTACAATTCCTTGTAGGAATAGTATTATTGGTTGTAGGATGTAATGCACCAAAAATTTTTAAACCTTCTATAAAAAATCTACAACCTCTTTCACTCAAGGCGCTACATATTTTTTTAGTAGGTTTTACCATTGTCATTGTTGAAACTCCAACTGCATTACCTCATATCGCTGCTCTCAAGCAATTAACTGATGCCCATATTTCAATCCCAACGTTTATATTAATTTGGGCATTATACGATTTAGTTTTTATATTTCCATTATTGATAATGGTTGCAGCTTATCTTGTATTTAATGACAATATTGTTAGTTATCTAAAAAAGTTTAATTATCGAATAAACAGTTGGATAAGCAAAATTTTACCCTTTGTTTTACCTGAGTTCGACGGAAAAAAAAGACTGAAAACTAGACAGAGTAAACCTTGTAACAATACAGGGCTTTCTGACTTAATGTCAATAAAATTCAATAAATGA
- the nifJ gene encoding pyruvate:ferredoxin (flavodoxin) oxidoreductase gives MNKTFATIDGNEAVARVAYKLNEVIAIYPITPSSAMGEWADAWSAESRPNLWGTVPSVVQMQSEGGAAGAVHGALQTGSLSTTFTASQGLLLMIPNFYKIAGELTSAVVHVAARSLATHALSIFGDHSDVMAARATGFALLCSASVQESQDFALIAHAATLETRVSFMHFFDGFRTSHEVQKVKLLSDDDLRSLIHDNLILAHRSRALTPDRPVLRGTAQNPDVYFQGREGANPYYNACPDIVQRIMDEFGERTGRHYKIYEYYGANDADRVIVLMGSGCETVHETVDYLNARGEKLGVVKVRLYRPFDVQRFVAVLPTSVKAIAVLDRTKEAGSAGEPLYLDVVAAIHEAWGDQGAGGAGEAGGENTFSYPKIVGGRYGLSSKEFTPAMVKGIFDNLAQAKPKNHFTIGINDDVSYTSLSFDPNFSTESDNVVRAMFYGLGADGTVGANKNSIKIIGEETDNYAQGYFVYDSKKSGSMTVSHLRFGPKPIRSTYLIDQANFIGCHHWGFLERIDILKAAIPGATLLLNSPYDADTVWEYLPMKVQQQIIDKHLKLYVINASQVARDSGMGGRINTIMQVCFFALAGVLPQEEAIAKIKQAIDKTYGKKGVEVVRMNLQAVDNTLDNLHKVDVPQTILTDAINRVSTPNSCTDAINRVSTPEFVREVLGKIMIWEGDDLPVSTLPVDGTFPVGTAKWEKRNVAEEIPVWEPDVCVQCGKCVMVCPHSAIRAKAYQADELANAPGTFKSTGAKDKDFANQKFTIQVAPEDCTGCTICVNICPAKDKSEPLRKAINMAQQLPLREEERKNWDFFLSLPNPDRRSLKLNQIRQQQLQEPLFEFSGACAGCGETPYLKLLTQLFGDRAVIANATGCSSIYGGNLPTTPWTTNAEGRGPAWSNNLFEDNAEFGFGFRLSLDKQAEFAAELLQQLGSGELVLSEAEVWGIPHELVQSILNAKQNTEADIWEQRERVALLKQKLDKLLEKRNYNSHAQCPMPHAQIQNLKSLADYLVRKSVWIVGGDGWAYDIDFGGIDHVIASGRNVNILVMDTEVYSNTGGQSSKATPRAAVAKYAASGKPAPKKDLGMIAMTYGNVYVASVALGARDEHTLKAFLEAEAYDGPSIIIAYSHCIAHGINMTTGMNHQKTLVESGRWLLYRHNPELLLQGKNPLQLDMRSPTQSVEHSMYQENRFKMLTKSKPDVAKHLLEQAQAEVDTRWQMYQYLAKRDIL, from the coding sequence ATGAACAAAACCTTTGCAACCATCGACGGGAATGAGGCTGTTGCCCGTGTTGCTTACAAATTAAATGAAGTGATTGCCATTTATCCCATCACCCCCTCTTCAGCAATGGGTGAATGGGCAGATGCTTGGTCAGCAGAAAGTCGTCCCAACCTCTGGGGTACTGTTCCCAGTGTCGTGCAGATGCAAAGCGAAGGAGGAGCAGCTGGTGCTGTACATGGAGCATTGCAAACAGGTTCCCTGAGTACCACCTTCACGGCATCTCAGGGATTATTGTTGATGATACCCAACTTCTACAAAATTGCTGGTGAGTTGACTAGCGCTGTGGTTCACGTTGCCGCCCGTTCCTTGGCTACCCATGCATTATCAATTTTTGGTGATCATAGCGATGTGATGGCAGCTCGTGCTACTGGCTTTGCCCTGCTGTGTTCTGCTTCGGTGCAGGAAAGTCAAGATTTTGCTCTCATTGCCCATGCTGCTACCCTAGAGACGCGAGTCTCGTTTATGCATTTCTTTGACGGCTTCCGCACATCACATGAAGTGCAGAAAGTCAAATTGCTGTCAGATGACGATTTGCGATCGCTCATCCACGATAACTTAATACTCGCCCACCGCAGCCGTGCCCTCACTCCAGACCGTCCAGTTTTGCGGGGAACTGCCCAAAACCCCGATGTCTACTTCCAAGGACGGGAAGGGGCTAACCCTTACTACAACGCCTGTCCAGATATTGTCCAGCGCATCATGGATGAATTTGGAGAACGCACGGGAAGGCATTATAAAATCTATGAATATTACGGCGCTAATGATGCCGATCGCGTTATCGTTCTTATGGGTTCAGGTTGTGAAACTGTCCATGAAACAGTAGATTACCTTAACGCCCGTGGTGAAAAACTTGGTGTAGTCAAAGTGCGACTTTACCGCCCCTTTGATGTCCAAAGGTTTGTTGCAGTATTACCAACTAGTGTAAAAGCGATCGCTGTTCTCGACCGTACCAAAGAAGCAGGTAGCGCCGGAGAACCCTTGTATTTAGATGTTGTGGCTGCTATCCATGAGGCGTGGGGAGATCAGGGAGCAGGGGGAGCAGGGGAAGCAGGGGGAGAAAATACTTTCTCATACCCTAAAATTGTGGGTGGTCGTTATGGTCTTTCTTCTAAGGAGTTTACTCCGGCGATGGTGAAGGGCATTTTTGACAACCTTGCTCAAGCTAAACCGAAAAATCACTTTACTATTGGGATTAATGACGACGTTAGTTATACTTCCTTGAGCTTTGACCCTAATTTCTCTACAGAATCGGATAATGTTGTTCGGGCAATGTTCTATGGGCTGGGCGCTGATGGCACTGTTGGGGCTAATAAAAATTCTATCAAGATTATTGGTGAAGAAACCGACAATTACGCCCAAGGCTACTTTGTCTATGATTCCAAGAAATCTGGCTCAATGACTGTTTCTCACCTACGCTTTGGGCCAAAACCAATTCGCTCTACTTACTTGATTGACCAAGCCAACTTTATTGGGTGTCATCACTGGGGATTTCTAGAACGCATAGATATTTTGAAGGCTGCTATTCCTGGGGCGACTTTGCTGCTGAACAGTCCTTATGATGCAGATACCGTTTGGGAATATCTGCCGATGAAGGTGCAGCAGCAAATTATCGATAAGCATTTGAAATTATATGTGATTAATGCTAGCCAGGTTGCCCGTGACAGTGGCATGGGTGGCAGAATTAACACTATTATGCAAGTATGCTTCTTTGCTCTAGCGGGTGTCTTGCCGCAAGAAGAAGCGATCGCTAAAATCAAACAAGCGATTGACAAGACTTATGGTAAAAAAGGCGTAGAAGTTGTCCGCATGAACTTGCAAGCCGTAGACAACACTCTAGACAACTTACATAAAGTAGATGTCCCCCAAACAATTCTCACAGACGCGATTAATCGCGTCTCTACTCCAAACTCTTGTACAGACGCGATTAATCGCGTCTCTACTCCCGAATTTGTCCGGGAAGTTCTAGGCAAAATCATGATTTGGGAAGGTGATGATTTACCTGTTAGCACCCTACCCGTTGATGGTACATTTCCCGTAGGTACTGCCAAGTGGGAAAAACGTAACGTTGCCGAAGAGATACCTGTGTGGGAGCCGGATGTCTGCGTTCAATGTGGTAAGTGTGTGATGGTTTGTCCCCATAGCGCCATCCGAGCAAAGGCTTATCAAGCGGATGAGTTAGCCAATGCACCAGGAACCTTCAAGTCAACTGGTGCAAAAGATAAAGACTTTGCCAATCAAAAATTTACCATTCAAGTTGCCCCAGAAGATTGCACAGGATGCACTATTTGTGTAAATATTTGCCCTGCTAAAGATAAATCTGAGCCATTGCGGAAAGCGATTAACATGGCACAGCAGTTGCCATTGCGGGAAGAAGAACGGAAAAACTGGGATTTCTTTTTGAGTTTACCTAATCCTGACAGGCGATCGCTAAAATTAAACCAGATTCGCCAACAACAACTGCAAGAACCTTTATTTGAATTCTCTGGTGCTTGTGCAGGTTGTGGTGAAACACCTTACTTAAAATTATTAACACAATTGTTTGGCGATCGCGCCGTCATCGCCAATGCTACAGGTTGTTCCTCAATTTATGGTGGCAATCTCCCCACTACACCTTGGACAACCAACGCCGAAGGACGCGGCCCCGCGTGGTCTAATAATTTATTTGAAGATAATGCCGAATTCGGTTTTGGCTTCCGCCTTTCCCTCGACAAACAAGCTGAGTTTGCGGCAGAATTGTTGCAACAGTTAGGGAGTGGGGAACTTGTACTGAGCGAAGCCGAAGTATGGGGAATACCTCACGAGTTGGTACAGTCTATTCTCAATGCCAAACAAAACACTGAGGCTGATATTTGGGAACAACGAGAACGGGTAGCGCTGTTGAAACAAAAACTAGATAAACTGTTAGAAAAAAGGAATTACAACTCCCATGCCCAATGCCCCATGCCCCATGCCCAAATCCAAAATCTCAAATCCCTTGCAGACTACTTGGTGAGAAAAAGCGTCTGGATTGTTGGCGGTGACGGTTGGGCTTATGATATTGACTTCGGCGGCATCGATCATGTGATTGCTAGTGGTCGAAATGTGAACATCTTAGTAATGGATACAGAAGTGTATTCTAATACAGGCGGTCAATCTTCCAAAGCTACGCCACGAGCCGCAGTTGCTAAATATGCCGCCAGTGGTAAGCCTGCACCTAAGAAAGACTTAGGGATGATTGCCATGACCTACGGAAATGTCTACGTAGCGAGTGTAGCCCTTGGTGCTAGAGATGAACATACCCTGAAAGCATTTTTGGAAGCAGAAGCTTATGATGGCCCATCAATAATTATTGCTTACAGCCATTGCATAGCTCACGGCATTAATATGACTACAGGGATGAATCATCAGAAAACTCTGGTAGAATCAGGCCGTTGGTTGCTGTATCGACATAATCCAGAGTTGCTCCTCCAGGGTAAAAATCCATTGCAATTGGATATGCGATCGCCCACGCAATCTGTGGAACATTCCATGTATCAAGAAAATCGCTTCAAAATGCTCACCAAGAGTAAACCAGACGTAGCCAAACACTTGTTAGAACAAGCCCAAGCTGAGGTAGATACACGTTGGCAGATGTATCAATATCTGGCAAAACGCGATATTCTTTGA
- a CDS encoding beta strand repeat-containing protein translates to MANSLFNFLNLSDLNGTNGFIINGIAEDNRSGTSVSNAGDINNDGIDDLIIGAYLSNFSAGQSYVVFGGTNLGSSGSLNPSDLNGTNGFIINGIAKFDSSGISVSNAGDINNDGIDDLIIGARDASPNGISGAGQSYVVFGERNLGSGGSLNLSDLNGTNGFIINGIAEFDRSGISVSNAGDINNDGIDDLIIGAYRASPNGEVDPGQSYVVFGGTNLGNGSTLNLSDLNGTNGFIINSIEDDRSGTLVSNAGDINNDGIDDLIIGAYNADRYGNFFPGQSYVVFGGTNLGSAGTLNLSDLNGTNGFFINGIAEGSRSGPSVTSTSVSNAGDINNDGIDDLIIGARDASPNGNSDAGQSYVVFGERNLGSGGSFNLSDLNGTNGFFINGIASGDYSGTSVSNGGDINNDGIDDLIIGAYNADLNGKYDAGQSYVVFGETNLGSGGTLNLSDLNGTNGLFINGINQSDYSGSSVSNAGDINNDGIDDLIIGAPFADPNGAYSGQSYVVFGGKNIGSTINLTGTADADTLIGTIGNNIIDGKADNDTFTGNGSQDKFVFRPGDGNDIITDFGGVGQGYNPSQAVIINVDQLQFIGSGLTAKNLQLTPIGNNLEVTFENVASTKVTLQNFFLENLDNLPETNSRIALGNILFDGQTSINDSFDVINANSTQTSIFNKNTVTFLNGLNNNIAGFDNSDDVINGQGGNDIINGLSGNDLLRGQEGDDILIGGFGNDTLVGGFGNDTLVGGVGANTFLYNTDAAFNFLNLSELNGNNGFLINGIAEDDYSGFLVSNAGDINGDGIDDLIIGAYNASPNGNYSAGQSYVVFGGTNVGSGGSLNLSDLNGTNGFLINGISSNDFSGRSVSNAGDINNDGIDDLIIGAQYADPNGINASGQSYVVFGGTNVGSGGSLNLSDLNGTNGFFINGIAQYDLSGRSVSNAGDINNDGIDDLIIGAYNASPNGISGAGQSYVVFGGTNVGSGGTLNPSDLNGTNGFLINGIRSNDFSGNSVSNAGDINGDGIDDLIIGAPGADPNGISVAGQSYVVFGGTNLGSGGSLNLSDLNGTNGFIINGIAEDDYSGFLVSNAGDINGDGIDDLIIGAQDADPYTIYRSGQSYVVFGGTNVGSGGSLNLSDLNGTNGFLINAIASGDSSGTLVNNAGDINNDGIDDLIIGAEYASLDGNSVARQSYVVFGGTNLGSGGTLNLSDLNGNNGFLINAIRSNDFLATSLSNAGDINNDGIDDLIIGAPFANSISGGGQSYVVFGGKNLDSGNDLLRGGKGDDILIGGFGNNILIGDVGADRFLYNTDAAFARSAIGEVAITDFNSSQGDKIVLDKTTFSAITSAAGTGFNNLSDFEVTNEAGISTAIIVYDPVSGQLLYNQNGNAAGFGSGGLFATLTGAPTLTASDFVLQA, encoded by the coding sequence ATGGCTAATTCATTATTCAATTTCCTTAACCTCTCTGATTTGAATGGCACTAATGGCTTTATAATTAACGGCATTGCAGAAGATAATCGCTCAGGCACCTCAGTCAGCAATGCAGGGGACATCAACAACGATGGCATTGACGACCTGATTATTGGGGCATATCTCAGCAATTTTTCTGCTGGGCAAAGCTATGTAGTGTTTGGGGGAACGAATCTGGGCAGTAGCGGCAGCCTCAACCCCTCTGATTTGAATGGTACTAATGGCTTTATAATTAACGGCATTGCAAAATTTGACTCTTCAGGCATCTCAGTCAGCAATGCAGGGGACATCAACAACGATGGCATTGACGACCTGATTATTGGGGCAAGAGATGCCTCCCCCAACGGCATCTCTGGGGCTGGGCAAAGCTATGTAGTGTTTGGGGAGCGAAATCTGGGCAGTGGCGGCAGCCTCAACCTCTCTGATTTGAATGGCACTAATGGCTTTATAATTAACGGCATTGCAGAATTTGATCGCTCAGGCATCTCAGTCAGCAATGCAGGGGACATCAACAACGATGGGATTGACGACCTGATTATTGGGGCATATCGTGCCTCCCCCAACGGCGAAGTTGATCCAGGGCAAAGCTATGTAGTGTTTGGGGGAACGAATCTGGGCAATGGCAGCACCCTCAACCTCTCTGATTTGAATGGCACTAATGGCTTTATAATTAACAGCATTGAAGATGATCGCTCAGGCACCTTAGTCAGCAATGCAGGGGACATCAACAACGATGGCATTGACGACCTGATTATTGGGGCATATAATGCCGACCGCTACGGCAACTTTTTTCCTGGGCAAAGCTATGTAGTGTTTGGGGGGACAAATCTGGGCAGTGCCGGCACCCTCAACCTCTCTGATTTGAATGGCACTAATGGCTTTTTCATTAACGGCATTGCAGAAGGTAGTCGCTCAGGCCCCTCAGTCACAAGCACCTCAGTCAGCAATGCAGGGGACATCAACAACGATGGCATTGACGACCTGATTATTGGGGCAAGAGATGCCTCCCCCAATGGCAACTCTGATGCTGGGCAAAGCTATGTAGTGTTTGGGGAGAGGAATCTGGGCAGTGGCGGCAGTTTCAACCTCTCTGATTTAAATGGCACTAATGGCTTTTTCATTAACGGCATTGCATCCGGTGACTATTCAGGCACCTCAGTCAGTAATGGGGGGGACATCAACAACGATGGCATTGACGACCTGATTATTGGGGCATATAATGCCGACCTCAACGGCAAATATGATGCTGGGCAAAGCTATGTAGTGTTTGGGGAGACGAATCTGGGCAGTGGCGGCACCCTCAACCTCTCTGATTTGAATGGCACTAATGGCCTTTTCATTAACGGCATTAATCAAAGTGACTATTCAGGCTCCTCAGTCAGCAATGCAGGGGACATCAACAACGATGGCATTGACGACCTGATTATTGGGGCACCTTTTGCCGACCCCAACGGCGCCTACTCAGGGCAGAGCTATGTGGTATTTGGGGGGAAGAACATCGGCAGCACGATTAACCTAACGGGAACTGCTGATGCAGACACTCTCATCGGTACAATTGGCAACAACATAATCGACGGCAAAGCTGATAATGATACCTTCACTGGTAACGGCAGTCAAGATAAGTTTGTGTTTCGCCCTGGCGATGGCAATGACATCATCACCGATTTTGGTGGCGTTGGTCAGGGCTACAACCCATCTCAGGCAGTGATTATTAATGTTGATCAGCTACAATTTATTGGTTCGGGATTGACTGCCAAAAATCTGCAACTAACTCCAATAGGCAACAACTTAGAAGTCACTTTTGAAAATGTGGCATCTACGAAAGTCACTCTGCAAAACTTCTTCTTAGAAAACCTGGATAACCTGCCAGAAACTAATTCAAGAATTGCATTAGGTAATATCTTGTTTGATGGGCAAACCAGCATCAACGACAGCTTTGATGTAATTAATGCCAACTCCACTCAAACTAGCATTTTTAACAAAAACACCGTCACTTTCCTCAATGGCTTAAACAATAACATCGCAGGTTTTGACAACTCAGATGATGTGATTAATGGTCAAGGAGGTAATGACATAATTAATGGCTTAAGTGGCAATGACCTGTTGCGAGGCCAAGAAGGCGATGATATTCTCATCGGTGGATTCGGCAATGATACTCTTGTAGGTGGATTCGGCAATGATACTCTTGTCGGTGGTGTAGGTGCTAACACATTCCTTTACAACACCGATGCTGCATTCAATTTCCTTAACCTCTCTGAATTGAATGGCAATAATGGCTTTTTAATTAACGGCATTGCAGAAGATGACTATTCAGGCTTCTTAGTCAGCAATGCAGGGGACATCAACGGTGATGGCATTGACGACCTGATTATTGGGGCATATAATGCCTCCCCCAACGGCAACTATAGTGCTGGGCAAAGCTATGTAGTATTTGGGGGGACGAATGTTGGCAGTGGCGGCAGCCTCAACCTCTCTGATTTGAATGGCACTAATGGCTTTTTAATTAACGGCATTAGTTCAAATGACTTTTCAGGCAGGTCAGTCAGTAATGCAGGGGACATCAACAACGATGGCATTGACGACCTGATTATTGGGGCACAATATGCCGACCCCAACGGCATCAACGCCTCAGGGCAGAGCTATGTAGTATTTGGGGGGACGAATGTTGGCAGTGGCGGCAGCCTCAACCTCTCTGATTTGAATGGCACTAATGGCTTTTTCATTAACGGCATTGCACAATATGACTTATCAGGCCGCTCAGTTAGCAATGCAGGGGACATCAACAACGATGGTATTGACGACCTGATTATTGGGGCATATAATGCCTCCCCCAACGGCATCTCTGGGGCAGGGCAAAGCTATGTAGTGTTTGGGGGGACGAATGTTGGCAGTGGCGGCACCCTCAACCCCTCTGATTTGAATGGCACTAATGGCTTTTTAATTAACGGCATTAGATCAAATGACTTTTCAGGCAACTCAGTCAGCAATGCGGGGGACATCAACGGTGATGGCATTGACGACCTGATTATTGGGGCACCGGGTGCCGACCCCAACGGCATCTCTGTGGCTGGGCAAAGCTATGTAGTGTTTGGGGGAACAAATCTGGGCAGTGGCGGCAGCCTCAACCTCTCTGATTTGAATGGCACTAATGGCTTTATAATTAACGGCATTGCAGAAGATGACTATTCAGGCTTCTTAGTCAGCAATGCAGGGGACATCAACGGTGATGGCATTGACGACCTGATTATTGGGGCACAAGATGCCGACCCCTACACCATCTATCGGTCAGGGCAAAGCTATGTAGTGTTTGGGGGGACGAATGTTGGCAGTGGCGGCAGCCTCAACCTCTCTGATTTGAATGGCACTAATGGCTTTTTAATTAACGCCATTGCATCGGGTGACTCTTCAGGCACCTTAGTCAACAATGCAGGGGACATCAACAACGATGGCATTGACGACCTGATTATTGGGGCAGAATATGCCTCCCTCGACGGCAACTCTGTGGCTAGGCAAAGCTATGTAGTGTTTGGGGGGACGAATCTGGGCAGTGGCGGCACCCTCAACCTCTCTGATTTGAATGGCAATAATGGCTTTTTAATTAACGCCATTAGATCAAATGACTTTTTAGCCACGTCACTCAGCAATGCAGGGGACATCAACAACGATGGCATTGACGACCTGATTATTGGGGCACCTTTTGCCAACAGCATCTCTGGGGGTGGGCAAAGCTATGTAGTATTTGGGGGGAAAAACCTCGACAGTGGCAATGACTTGTTGCGGGGCGGAAAAGGCGATGATATTCTCATCGGTGGATTCGGCAATAATATTCTCATTGGTGATGTAGGTGCTGACAGATTCCTTTACAACACCGATGCTGCTTTTGCCCGAAGTGCTATTGGTGAAGTTGCCATTACTGACTTCAACAGTTCCCAAGGTGACAAGATTGTACTGGATAAAACTACTTTTAGTGCCATTACCTCTGCTGCGGGAACGGGTTTTAATAACTTGAGTGATTTTGAAGTCACTAATGAAGCGGGGATTAGCACAGCGATAATTGTCTACGATCCCGTGAGTGGGCAGTTGTTGTACAACCAAAATGGTAACGCAGCTGGTTTTGGCAGTGGTGGTTTATTTGCGACTCTAACTGGTGCGCCAACTCTGACGGCATCAGATTTTGTCTTGCAAGCGTAG